In the genome of Streptomyces aquilus, the window GAGGGCATCCAGGTGGCGAAGGTCCTGGTCAACGACGACGTGGCCGTCACCGACAGCCTCTACACCGCCGGCCGGCGCGGCACCGGCGCCACCCTCTTCGTCGAGAAGATAGCCGGAGCCGCCGCCGAGGAGGGGCAGCCCCTGGAGCGCGTGGAGTCGATCGCCCGGCAGGTCAACGAGAACTCCCGCAGCTTCGGCGTCGCGCTCAGCGCCTGCACCACGTACGCCAAGGGCAGCCCCACCTTCGACCTGCCCGACGGGGAGCTGGAGCTGGGCATCGGCATCCACGGCGAGCCGGGCCGGGAGCGGCGGGCGATGATGACCTCGCGCGAGATCGCCGACTTCGCGGTCCACGCCGTCCTCGACGACATGAGCCCGCGCAACCCGGTGCTGCTGCTGGTCAACGGCATGGGCGCGACCCCGCTGCTGGAGCTGTACGGGTTCAACGCCGAGGTGCAACGGGTGCTGACCGAGCGCGGTGTGGCCGTGGCCCGCACACTTGTCGGCAACTACGTCACCTCCCTCGACATGGCGGGCGCCTCGGTGACCCTGTGCCAGGTCGACGAGGAGACGCTGCGGCTGTGGGACGCGCCGGTGAAGACCGCGGGGCTGCGCTGGGGCATGTGAGCCGGACCGTCAACCGACCTACCACGCAAGGAGATCCAGTGCTCGACGCCGACTTCTTCCGCCGTTGGATGACGGCGACCGCCGCGTCCGTGGACCGTGAGGCGGAGCGGCTCACGGCCCTCGACTCCCCCATCGGGGACGCCGACCACGGCAGCAACCTCCAGCGCGGGTTCCACGCCGTCACGGCCGTACTGGAGAAGGAGGCCCCGGCGACCCCCGGTGCGGTGCTCGTCCTCGCCGGACGGCAGCTGATCTCCACGGTCGGCGGGGCTTCGGGGCCGCTGTACGGCACGCTGCTGCGGCGTACCGGCAAGGCGCTCGGGGAGGATGCCGAGGTCAGTGAGGGGCAGTTCGCCGACGCCTTCCGTGCGGGGGTGGACGCCGTCATGGCCCTGGGCGGGGCGGCACCCGGCGACAAGACCATGATCGACGCGCTGATACCCGCCGTGGACGCGCTCGGCGACGGGTTCGGTGCCGCGCGGGCCGCCGCGGAGGAGGGCGCCCTGGCGACGACGCCGCTCCAGGCCCGCAAGGGCCGGGCGAGCTATCTGGGCGAGCGCAGCATCGGGCACCAGGACCCCGGCGCCACGTCGTCGTCACTGCTGGTCGCGGCACTCGCGGAGGCGAACGGTGAGTGACGGCGAGCTCGTCGGGATCGTGCTGGTCTCGCACAGCGCGGAGGTGGCGGCCTCGGTCGCGGCATTGGCCAAGGGGCTGGCCGGGGGCGGCGTGGACGTCCCCGTCGCCCCGGCGGGCGGCACCGAGGGCGGGGGGTTCGGCACCAGCTCCGAGCTGATCGCCGCGGCCGCCGCCTCGGTGGACCGGGGGGTGGGCGTCGCCGTCCTCACCGACCTGGGCAGCGCCGTGCTGACGGTGAAGGCGCTGCTCGCGGAGGGCGACGAGCTCCCCGACCACACCCGCCTGGTGGACGCCCCGTTCGTGGAGGGCGCGATCGCGGCGGTCGTCACCGCGTCGACGGGCGCCGACCTGGCGGCGGTGGAGGCGGCGGCAGCGGAGGCCTACACATACCGCAAGGTCTGAGAGAGCCCCCTCAAGGAGAACCCACCAGGAGAGCCCCCTAGGAGAGCCCCCGCGCCGCGACGGCGAGGGCCGCGCGCATGGTGTCCGCCAGCTCGGCCTCCGCCCTCGCGGCGTCCGTCTCCCCGCCCTCGACGCGCCAGGCGTAGTGCTCCACCGCCGCGCGCAGGGCCGCGTTGAACATCGCCGCCTGGATCGTGGGCCGCAGATCGTCCGCGGGCAGCCCGGCCCGCTCGCCGAGAGCACGGGCGAACACCGGCTCCGCCTCGTCGTACGTCTGGAGCCAGACGGCGCGCAGGCCGGGTTCGGTGCGGGTCAGTCGTACGAGCGCGCCGACCGTCGCCCGCTCCGGACCGGCGACGAAGCCGGGGTCGGCCGTGAGCCGGTGGTCGAAGAGCCGCTCCAGGGGCTGGCCTGGGCGCCAGTCCCGCAGCCAGTCGGCGATCACGTCGATGCCGGCCGAGAACAGCGGCCGTACGCAGCTCTCCTTGCTCGGGAAGTAGCGCCACACGGTGCGGGCGGAGACGCCGACCGCCTGGCCGATCTGTTCGCCGGTGGTGGCCGCGACACCCTGGCCGACGAACAGGTCCACCGCGGCCCGCGCGATCTCCAGCCGGGTCTCGGCCCGGCGTTCCTCGGTCAGCGGCGGTCGTCCCGTGCGTCCGCGGGCTGCGGTCATGTCGTCCTCCGGCTGGCGGTGATCGTCTCCCGGAATTCTCCACCACGACTTTATGTCACTCGCAGACATTAAGTCGTAGAGTGAGGGCAGCACGGCACACCGGGCACGTCACGCTCGTACGTCGCCCTCGCAGCGCACAGACAGGGAACCGCCATGGCCACTGGACTCGACGGACGCAGCGTCATCGTCACCGGAGCGGGCTCGGGCATCGGGCGGGCCGCCGCCCTGGCCTTCGCCGCGGAGGGTTCGAAGGTCGTGGTGGCGGATCTCAACGCCGAGACGGCGGCGAAGGTCGTCAGCGAGATCGAGGAGGCGGGCGGCTCCGCGGTCGCCGTCACCGGCGACCTGAGCGAGCAGGCCGTCGTCGACCGCGTGACCTCGACCGCCGTGGAGCGCTTCGGGGGTGTGGACGTGCTGGTGAACAACGCCGGGATCATGGACCGGATGTCGGCTGCGGCGGACGTGAGCGACGCGGAGTGGGAGCGGGTCATCCGGGTCAACCTGACCGCGCCCTTCCTGCTCACCCGGGCCGTTCTGCCGCACCTGCTGAAGGCGGGCAAGGGTGCCATCGTGAACACCGCGTCCGAGGCCGGGCTGCGGGGCAGCGCCGCGGGCGCCGCCTACACGGCCTCGAAGCACGGCGTCGTGGGCCTGACCAAGAACCTCGCCGTGATGTACCGCGACCAGGGCATCCGGACCAACGCGATCGCCCCGGGCGGCACGGCGACGGGGATCGCCGTCGACATCGACGGCGAGGCCCACGGCCCGCAGGCGCTGGGCCCCTACTTCGGCAACGTGGGCCGCGTCTCCGAGCCGGAGGAACAGGCCGCCGCGATCGTGTTCCTCGCCTCGGACGCGGCGAGCAACATCAACGGCGTGGTGCTGGCCGTGGACAACGGCTGGTCGGCGGTCTGAGGTCTGAGGCACTCGCGCACGAAAGGGCGCGCCGGCTACCGCCCGCGCACGAACAGCCGCGCCAACCGCTCCCCCGTCGCGATCGCGGCCGCATGGTCCTCGATGGGTTTGACCTGGGAGTCCTTGAAGACGATGTAGGTCACCCCGGAGGGCGTGCCCCCGCCGCGCGGGTCGGGGCGGATACCGAGGGCCTTGGCACTGGCGTAGGAGGCCTCGCCGATGATGCCGCGGGGGCCGACGTCGCCGACGACCGCGTACTGCACGCGGTCCTTGTAGATCACCGCCGCGACCGAGCCGCCCCGGACGCCGCTGTCGCGGTAGTTCCAGACGCCGCTCGGCGTGGGCACCACGATGTAGGGCAGGCGTTCGGCGCTCAGGTAGCGGCCGTCGGCCTGCTGGTAGGCGGTGGCGGGGGAGAACAGCGGGTCGGTGCTCCGGTTGCAGTACCGGCCGGGCCGGCCGTCGCAGTCGATGTCCATGTCGGCCTTCCAGAACACCGCCTCGTCGGTGCCGCAGACCCGGACGGTGGCGGGCAGGCCGTCGTCGGTGGCGTACCGGCCGCGGGAGACGGGGGCGCAGTCACGCACCTTGGCCAGCAGGTCGGCGGCGCGGACATCGCCCTCGTGGCGCACCACCGGCTCCTGGAAGGCGAGGGGCTCGACGGCGGGCGACGTCGTCGGGGCGAGCAGGGCGGCGCCTGCCGCGGCCAGCGTCAGCGACTGGACACGCACGATAAGGGACCCTCTCCTGGGGGACATTGACGGACACTCAGCCCAATCTGATGCCGGATCGCGGACCCGGCCACCCTGAGGGGGCCGGACGGTGCACGACCCCCGTGGGCGCGTGCGCCCCGCCCGAACTTCCGACAGGGGCCGGGCACCTGAGCCTGCGTCGGCTCCGGCTGCCCGGCCGCCCGCGTCCGGCGCGGGGACAGCGACGACAGCGGCCCGCGCCAACGGCATGAACTCCCGAGCCCTCGAAGGGAGTTCGCCGTGAGGTGGTTCAGCATACGTAACCGTCCGCCGTGCTCACCAATGCCGCCCCTCTTGATGCGACCACGTCAGCGCTGCATAGTGAGTGACATCGCATTGGTCCGGACCATTGCCCCGGGGAGGCGCACTCGTGCGACGCGTTGCCGTTCTCTGCGGGACGCTCCTGCTGCTGGCGGGCTGCGGCTGGGGCGGCGCCGAGGCCGACGAGGGCGGGCTCCCCGGCGCCCCTGCGGGCGTCACGGCCGCCGCCGGCAGCGCGACCAGCGCGCATGTGATGTGGAGCGCTGTGTCGGCGGCGGACGGGATCGACGGCTACGAGGTGTATCGCGGCACCACGAAGGTGCGGGATGTACCGGGTTCCGAGCACATGGTGGACGTCTCCGGGCTCAGGCCGTCCACCACCTATGTGTTCACCGTGCGGGCCCGGGACACCGCCGGCCGGCTCGGCCCGCCCAGCCGCGAGGTCCGGGCGACGACCCCGGCGGCCACGCGGACGGACACCTCGGCGCCGACCCGTCCGGACGAGGTGACGGGGCGGGTGGTCGGCGGCCGGGCGGTGCAACTGTCGTGGTCCGCGGCCTCGGACGACGTGGGTGTGGTGTCGTACGACATCCATCAGGGCGGCACGAAGATCCACAGTGTGGGCGGGAACCAGACGGCGAGCGTGGTGACGGGGCTCCGTCCCGGCGTCCGCTACTCCTTCACCGTGGTCGCCCGCGACGCGGCCGACAACGTCTCCCCCGCGAGCGCCGCCGTCCGCCTCACCACCACCCCCGGCGCCGACGACGGGCGGGGCACGGCCCCCACCGACTTCCGCGCCACGACCCGGCGGGCCGGCGACGGGGCGTACTACTTCGACCTCTCCTGGGTACCGCCGCGCGCGGACGGTGTGGTCACCGAATACCAGATCCGGCTGGACGGACGTCCGGCTACCTCACTGGTGTACGGCGGGACGGCGCCGACCGAGCGGGCGACGTACAGCTTCTACGCGGGGCGGGAGGCGGGTGCCGTGCACCGGTTGCGGGTGCGTGCCCGGCTGCCCGACGGCACCTGGGGCGGCTGGTCGCCGGAGCGGTCGGTCACCACCGGCGCCTGACCCCGCCGCGACGGCGCGCTTGCGCCGGACGAGGTAATCCGTCACCTGCCCGGGGGCGGTCCGCATGCGCGGCGGGCCGGGTGGACGTTGGCTGCCCCTGAGGCGCACGGGCCTTTTCCGATCCTCGGCGGCGCATGGGACGTACCGCCAACCGTGCCGCCGGAGGGCAGTCCATGCGTACAAGTCAGCTTCTCCTCCGCTCCGGCCTCGCCGCGGCCGCAGGCGCCGCGCTGGCCGTCTCCCCGGCGGTCGCGGCCTCGGGAATCTCCGTGAGCACCACCGGCTCCACGGTCTCGGTGACGACCAGCGCCTGCACCCAGGTCAACGGCAGCTGGGGCACCGCCTCGCTCCTCAACAGCAGCCAGGCGAACTTCGCCCAGGGCCGTCAGGTGACGCTGTCGGGGACGAACTCCCTCCAGTCGGCCGCCTGGTCGAACGTGAGCCCCGGGACGTACACGGTCGTCGTCATGTGCTCCAACAACGCCACCGCGGGCACCCAGTCCGTCATCGTCTCGACGGCCTCCACGCCGACCATCTCCGCGACCGCCTCACCCTCCCGGGGCGTCATGGGCGGCCTCGGCGGCGGCATCAAGGACTACGGTCCGCTCACCCTGGGCGCCGGCGCCGCGCTCGTCGGGATCGGCGGCATCGCGGCGGCCTGGTTCCTGCGCCGCCGCGCCAAGCCCTACCGGCTCTGATCGGGCAGCTGCGCGAACTCCTCCAGCGCGTGGGTGAGCCAGCGCGTCCAGAAGGTCTCCAGATCGATCCCCGCCCGCAGGATCAGGTGCTGCAACCGGTCCTGCGGGCTGTCCTTGCCCGGCGGGAAGTCGCGCTGCTCGATCTCCTCGTACTCCGACAACTGGCGCCGGTGCAGTTCCAGATGGCGGCGCAGATCGGTCTCGATGCCCGCGACGCCCTCGGTGCCGATGGCGGCCGCCGCCCGCAGCCGCAGGAACAGCGTCTCGCGGTACGGCTTGGGGTCCTGGGAGGCGGCCGTCCAGCGGGCCAGTTCGGCGCGGCCCGCGGGCAGGACTTCGTAGCTCTTCTTCTGCCCGCGCGCGGGCTGCTCCGACGGCAGCGCCCGGATGTGCCCCTCGGCCTCCAGTTTTCCCAGCTCGCGATAGATCTGCTGATGCGTCGCCGACCAGAAGTAGCCGATCGACCGGTCGAACCGGCGGGTCAGTTCGAGGCCCGAGGACGGCTTTTCCAGCAGGGCGGTCAGGATCGCGTGCGGGAGTGACATGGGGTCATCCTAGGGACGCCCCTAGAGGGCGGCCGCGACCTCGGTGCCCTGCTTGATCGCCCGCTTGGCGTCCAGCTCGGCGGCCACGTCGGCGCCGCCGATCAGGTGGGCGCTCACTCCGGCGGCGACCAGCTCCTCGTACAGGTCCCGGCGCGGCTCCTGCCCGGTGCACAGCACGACGGTGTCGACCTCCAGGACCGTGCTCTCCTCGCCGACGGTGACATGCAGTCCGGCGTCGTCGATGCGGTCGTAGCGCACGCCCGGGACCATGGTGACGCCCCGGTGCTTGAGCTCGGTGCGGTGGATCCAGCCGGTGGTCTTGCCGAGCCCGGCGCCGACCTTGCTGGTCTTGCGCTGGAGCAGGTGGACGGTGCGCGGCGGGGCGGGGCGCTCGGGGGCGGCGAGGCCGCCCGGGCCGGTGTGGTCCATGTCGACGCCCCAGTGGCGGAAGTACGTCGCCGGGTCCTCGTGGGCCTTGTCGCCGCTGTCGGTGAGGAACTCGGCGACGTCGAAGCCGATGCCGCCGGCACCGAGGATCGCGACGCGGTCGCCGACGGGCACCTTGTCGCGCAGGACGTCGAGGTAGCCGACGACGCTCGGGTGGTCGACGCCGGGGATGTCGGGGGTGCGGGGGGTGACGCCGGTGGCGACGACGACCTCGTCGTAGCCGGAGAGGTCCTCGGCGGCGACCCAGTTGTTCAGGCGGACGTCGACGCCGTGCCGGTCGAGCTGGTGACGGAAGTAGCGCAGGGTCTCGTCGAACTCCTGCTTGCCGGGGACCTGGCGGGCGACGTTGAGCTGGCCGCCGATCTCGCTCGCGGCGTCGAAGAGGGTGACGTCATGGCCGCGTTCGGCGGCCGAGACGGAGCAGGCGAGGCCCGCCGGGCCCGCACCGACGACCGCGACGCGCTTCTTGAGCCGGGTCGGGGACAGCACCAGCTCGGTCTCGTGGCAGGCGCGCGGATTGACCAGGCAGGAGGTGATCTGAAGGCTGAAGGTGTGGTCGAGGCAGGCCTGGTTGCAGCCGATGCAGGTGTTGATGGCCTCGGGCGTGCCGGCGGCGGCCTTGTTCACGAAGTCGGGGTCGGCGAGCATGGGGCGGGCCATGGACACCATGTCCGCGTAGCCCTCCGCGAGCAACTCCTCGGCGACCTCGGGGGTGTTGATGCGGTTGGTGGTGACGAGGGGGATGCCGACCGCGCCCATGAGCTTCTTGGTGACCCAGGCGTACGCGCCGCGCGGCACCGAGGTGGCGATGGTGGGGATGCGGGCCTCGTGCCAGCCGATGCCGGTGTTGATGATCGTCGCTCCGGCCGCCTCGACGGCCTGGGCGAGGGTGACGACCTCGTCGTGGGTGGAGCCGCCGGGGACCAGGTCCAGCATGGACAGCCGGTAGACGATGATGAAGTCCTCGCCGACCGCCTCACGCACCCGCCGCACGATCTCCACCGGGAAACGCATCCGGTTCTCGTACGACCCGCCCCAGCGGTCGGTCCGCCGGTTGGTCTGCGCGGCGATGAACTCGTTGATCAGGTAGCCCTCGGAGCCCATGATCTCCACGCCGTCGTAACCGGCCTGCCGGGCGAGGCGGGCGGCGCGGGCGTAGTCGTCGATGGTCTGCTCGACCTCGGCGTCGGTGAGCTCACGGGGCGGGAAGGGGCTGATCGGCGCCTGGAGGGGGCTCGGGGCGACGAGGTCCGGGTGGTAGGCGTACCGGCCGAAGTGCAGGATCTGCATCGCGATCCGGCCGCCCTCGCGGTGCACGGCCTCGGTGATGACCCGGTGCTGCTCGGCCTCCGCCTCGGTGGTGAGCTTCGCGCCGCCCTCGCCCGGCCGCCCCGCGTCGTTGGGCGCGATGCCGCCGGTGACGATGAGGCCCACTCCCCCGCGGGCCCGCTCGGCGTAGAAGGCCGCCATGCGCTCGAAGCCACGCTCGGCCTCCTCCAGGCCGACGTGCATGGAGCCCATGAGGACGCGGTTGGGCAGCGTGGTGAAACCCAGGTCCAGCGGGCTCAGCAGATGGGGGTAACGGCTCATGGCAGGCCTCCGTGCGCGGTGTCGTCCCTCCTGTTGTAGAGGACCGCGCACGGTTTATGCAACTAGTTGCAGAACCAGCCCCGGGGTGATGTGCCGCAGGTCACCTGCTCTCCAGCAGAACATGCAGCTCCCGCTCCTGGTCCCCGGAGGCCGAGGAGAGGTCGCGGACCGCGAACAGGGAGTCGAGGGTGGAGCGCAGCCGTTCGATGGCCCAGTAGCCGCCCTGCGCGTCGGCCTCGACGGAGGACGAGAGCCGGGGCGGGGCCGCGCACTCGTGGGCGTCGGTGACCTCGAAGGTGCCGAGCCACACCATCGGGCGGGTCTCGTGGAGCTGCTGGGGCACGTCCTCGGCGGACCGGTCGGACTCGAAGCACTGGCAGAGCACGTCGAACACGATCCGGGCGTCCTCCTTGCTGCACCCGCTGATCTCCAGGGAGACGGGTTCCTCGTGCATGCGCACACGATCCATCGTGATCGCTCCTCTCATGGCGACGGCGCGGTCGCACGAGTTCCCCCGTGCACCGCGCCACACCTTCAGAAAAGCACCACCGCCGGGCCGGGACCAGTGGCGGACCCGGCCCTTCGGCCTCAGCTCTTGGTGAACCGGTACGTCTTGCTGTCGGTCAGCACACAGAACCCGGGCGAGACGACGATCACCCGCAGGGTGCCGGTACGCCGGTCGTAGTCGATGCCCTCGGCCTCGAAGGTGCCCGAGCAGGAGCTGCGCAGCGGGAGCTGGCGCAGCGCGGTGACATGGCCGGTGACGTCGCTCGCGCCCGGCTCGGCGGCCAGGTCGATCTGGAGCAGCGGCTTGGTGATGCCGAAGAGGGTGCCCGCCGGGTCGTCGGAGGAGCACAGCAGCCGCGTCGCGGTGACGAAGTCGCAGCCCTGTACGTCGCGCACGGCGTGGTCGAGGGTGACGGTGGAGGCCTGCGGGAGGTTCGCCGAGGGCGAGGTGCTCGCGTTGACGCCGGGGGTCGGGAAGACCAGGAAGCGGGTCATGGTGCCGTACTCGCCGGACAGCATCCACTGGCCCGACGGGGCGATGGCGACCCAGGAGTTGTTGAGCGCCTCCCCGCCGCCGAGCGTGTGGACGTACTCCGACCATGCGCCGCCCGGGGACTGCACCCGGTACATCTTCGCGGTGCCCGAGTCCGCCTGGTAGGGCTCGATGTAGTAGCCGTCGTAGGAGGCGTCGGGGTCGCCGACGTGGTTCCAGCCGCGGCTGCTCACGCTCACCGGGATGGTGCCGATGCCCGTGTAGCGGTTGGCGCTGTTCGCCGGGACCTCGACCGAGGTCAGGCCCTGGCTCTCGGTGAGCGGGTCGGCGCGGTCGGAGCCGACCTCGGTCCAGGTGTCGGCGGCGCTCGCGGGCGGGGCGGTCGACAGGACGGCGGCGGCGGCGGCGAGGGCGACGAGTCCGGTCAGGGCGGCTCGGCAACGTTGCCGGGTGCGCAGGGGCATGGCGGGCGGCTCCTCGGAGGGGGGTGGGTGCGCTCGGCGGACAGTGTGGCGTCCCCGAGTGGTCATGTACAGACCAATCAGGGAACGGGGAACCGAACTTCTGGTCTGGCAGGACGCGCTCCGCCGTGTTGAGGGATGGTGGAGGAGGACGCCGATGGCGCCCCAGAGACGGTTGAACGCGGTAGAACAGGGGAGTCGGCACGGGGGACGACGTGCCGTGTGGACGGTCGAAGGCGGTGCGTGCGATGAGTGCAGCCCGGTCTCCCGTCGCCGAGGGCGACGAACCGGTGCGCGGGGCGGTACGGCCCAGCGGGCTGCTCGATGTGCTGGGCGTGGCCTCGGTGGTGCTGGACGCCCAGGGCCGCATCGTGCTGTGGAGTCCGCAGGCGGAGGAGCTGTTCGGTTACTCGGCCCGGGAGGCGCTCGGCCAGTACGCCGCCCGGATCATGGTCCACGAGCAGTACCTCGACCTCGTCGTGAAGCTCTTCGCCGACGTCATGGCCACCGGGCAGAGCTGGGCGGGCGCCTTCCCCATCCGGCGCAAGGACGGCACCACACGCCTGGTGGAGTTCCGCAACATGCGCCTCCTCGACGACCACGGGGACGTGTTCGCCCTGGGGCTCGCGGCCGACCAGTCCACCGTGCGCGGCCTGGAGCGGGAAGTGGCGCTGTCGACGCGGGTGGTGGCGCACTCCCCCATCGGCCTCGCCGTCCTGGACACCGACCTGCGCTACGTCTCCGTCAACCCGGCACTCGAACGGCTCAACGGCGTCCCCGCCGACGACCACCTGGGCCGCACGATCCACGAGGTGCTGCCCCACATAGACGCCGACGCCCTGGAGGCCGCCGCACTCCACGTCCTCAAGACCGGCCGCCCCCTCGTCGACCACGAGACCGTCGGGCACACCCCCGCCGACCCGGACGAGGAGCACGCCTGGTCGATCTCGCTGTACCGGCTGGAGGACGCCGTCGGCACCGTCCTGGGGGTGGCCGCCTCGGTCGTGGACGTCACCGAGGAGCACCGGGCGGCCGTCGAGGCGGAGGCCGCGCGGCGGCGGCTCGCCGTCATCGCGGACGCCTCCGCACGGATCGGCACCACCCTGGAGCTGGACCGCACGGCCCGCGAGCTGGCCGACGTCGCCGTCCCCGAGCTCGCCGACATGGCGGCCGTGGACCTGCTGGAGGCGGTGGTGGAGGGCAGGCGCAGCAGCCTCGGCCCCACCGAGCCGGCCGTGATCCGCGCCCTCGCCGTCAAGGCGCAGGACGAGGCCTCGCCGGCGCTCGACGCGGCGGACCCTCCCGGACAGGTCGCCCGGTACGGCCCGGACCGCCTGGTCACCGAGTGTGTGCGCACCGGCGACCCGGTGCTGGTGGCCGAGGTCGAGGAGGCCGACCTGCCGCGCATCGCCCGTTCCCCGGAGGCGGCCGGGCTGCTGGCCCGCGCGGGCGTGCACTCGTATCTGGCGGTGCCGTTGATCGCGCGCGGTGAGGTACTGGGCGCCCTGGACCTCAAGCGCACGGCCAATCCGCTGCCATTCAGCGAGGACGACCTGCTGCTGGCCCGGGAGCTGGCGGCGCGGGCGGCCGTGCAGATCGACAACGCCCGCTGGTACCAGAACGCCCGCGACACCGCGCTGACCCTCCAGCGCAGTCTGCTGCCCAGCCATCCGCCGGTCACGGGCGGCCTGGAGGTCGCCTCCCGTTACCAGCCGGCCGGGGCCACGGCCGAGGTCGGCGGCGACTGGTTCGACGTGATCCCGCTCGACGGCTGCAAGACCGCGCTCGTCGTCGGCGACGTGATGGGCAGCGGCATCAACGCCGCGGCCACCATGGGCCGGCTGCGCACCGCGACCAACACCCTGGCCTCCCTCGACCTCGAACCGGCCCGGCTCCTGGAGCACCTCGACCGGATCACGCAGGATCTGGACCACTCCATCGCGACCTGCGTCTACGCCGTCCACGACCCGCATCTGCGGCAGTGCCGGATCGCCAACGCCGGGCATCTGCCGCCGGTCCGGCTGCGCGCCGGACGCAAGCCGGAGCTCCTCGAACTGCCCACGGGGGCGCCGCTGGGCGTGGGCGGGGTGGCGTTCTCCACCACGACCGTCGACCTCGACCCCGGCGACCGGCTGGTCTTCTACACCGACGGCCTCGTCGAGACCCGCCAGCACCCGCTCGACGAACGCCTCGACGCCCTCCTGGAGCTGCTCGACGGCCCTGACCGGGCCCTGGAGGAGGTCTGCGACCTCCTGGTCCGCACCCTCCACCAGCCGGACAACTCCGACGACGTGGCCCTGCTCATCGCCCGCGCCCAGACGCCGAGTTGATCTTCGCGGACGTTCCGCGCGCGAGGATTCACAGGCAGGCATTACCCGCTTCTTATCGGC includes:
- the dhaK gene encoding dihydroxyacetone kinase subunit DhaK, whose product is MRMLINVPETVVADALRGLAAAHPELTVDVENRVIVRRDAPVAGKVGLVSGGGSGHEPLHGGFVGPGMLSAACPGEVFTSPVPDQMVRAAAAVDSGAGVLFIVKNYTGDVLNFDMAAELAEDEGIQVAKVLVNDDVAVTDSLYTAGRRGTGATLFVEKIAGAAAEEGQPLERVESIARQVNENSRSFGVALSACTTYAKGSPTFDLPDGELELGIGIHGEPGRERRAMMTSREIADFAVHAVLDDMSPRNPVLLLVNGMGATPLLELYGFNAEVQRVLTERGVAVARTLVGNYVTSLDMAGASVTLCQVDEETLRLWDAPVKTAGLRWGM
- the dhaL gene encoding dihydroxyacetone kinase subunit DhaL, which gives rise to MLDADFFRRWMTATAASVDREAERLTALDSPIGDADHGSNLQRGFHAVTAVLEKEAPATPGAVLVLAGRQLISTVGGASGPLYGTLLRRTGKALGEDAEVSEGQFADAFRAGVDAVMALGGAAPGDKTMIDALIPAVDALGDGFGAARAAAEEGALATTPLQARKGRASYLGERSIGHQDPGATSSSLLVAALAEANGE
- a CDS encoding PTS-dependent dihydroxyacetone kinase phosphotransferase subunit DhaM, with product MSDGELVGIVLVSHSAEVAASVAALAKGLAGGGVDVPVAPAGGTEGGGFGTSSELIAAAAASVDRGVGVAVLTDLGSAVLTVKALLAEGDELPDHTRLVDAPFVEGAIAAVVTASTGADLAAVEAAAAEAYTYRKV
- a CDS encoding TetR/AcrR family transcriptional regulator, whose protein sequence is MTAARGRTGRPPLTEERRAETRLEIARAAVDLFVGQGVAATTGEQIGQAVGVSARTVWRYFPSKESCVRPLFSAGIDVIADWLRDWRPGQPLERLFDHRLTADPGFVAGPERATVGALVRLTRTEPGLRAVWLQTYDEAEPVFARALGERAGLPADDLRPTIQAAMFNAALRAAVEHYAWRVEGGETDAARAEAELADTMRAALAVAARGLS
- a CDS encoding SDR family NAD(P)-dependent oxidoreductase, translated to MATGLDGRSVIVTGAGSGIGRAAALAFAAEGSKVVVADLNAETAAKVVSEIEEAGGSAVAVTGDLSEQAVVDRVTSTAVERFGGVDVLVNNAGIMDRMSAAADVSDAEWERVIRVNLTAPFLLTRAVLPHLLKAGKGAIVNTASEAGLRGSAAGAAYTASKHGVVGLTKNLAVMYRDQGIRTNAIAPGGTATGIAVDIDGEAHGPQALGPYFGNVGRVSEPEEQAAAIVFLASDAASNINGVVLAVDNGWSAV
- a CDS encoding glycoside hydrolase family 75 protein; the encoded protein is MRVQSLTLAAAGAALLAPTTSPAVEPLAFQEPVVRHEGDVRAADLLAKVRDCAPVSRGRYATDDGLPATVRVCGTDEAVFWKADMDIDCDGRPGRYCNRSTDPLFSPATAYQQADGRYLSAERLPYIVVPTPSGVWNYRDSGVRGGSVAAVIYKDRVQYAVVGDVGPRGIIGEASYASAKALGIRPDPRGGGTPSGVTYIVFKDSQVKPIEDHAAAIATGERLARLFVRGR
- a CDS encoding fibronectin type III domain-containing protein encodes the protein MRRVAVLCGTLLLLAGCGWGGAEADEGGLPGAPAGVTAAAGSATSAHVMWSAVSAADGIDGYEVYRGTTKVRDVPGSEHMVDVSGLRPSTTYVFTVRARDTAGRLGPPSREVRATTPAATRTDTSAPTRPDEVTGRVVGGRAVQLSWSAASDDVGVVSYDIHQGGTKIHSVGGNQTASVVTGLRPGVRYSFTVVARDAADNVSPASAAVRLTTTPGADDGRGTAPTDFRATTRRAGDGAYYFDLSWVPPRADGVVTEYQIRLDGRPATSLVYGGTAPTERATYSFYAGREAGAVHRLRVRARLPDGTWGGWSPERSVTTGA
- a CDS encoding PadR family transcriptional regulator; this translates as MSLPHAILTALLEKPSSGLELTRRFDRSIGYFWSATHQQIYRELGKLEAEGHIRALPSEQPARGQKKSYEVLPAGRAELARWTAASQDPKPYRETLFLRLRAAAAIGTEGVAGIETDLRRHLELHRRQLSEYEEIEQRDFPPGKDSPQDRLQHLILRAGIDLETFWTRWLTHALEEFAQLPDQSR
- a CDS encoding NADPH-dependent 2,4-dienoyl-CoA reductase; translation: MSRYPHLLSPLDLGFTTLPNRVLMGSMHVGLEEAERGFERMAAFYAERARGGVGLIVTGGIAPNDAGRPGEGGAKLTTEAEAEQHRVITEAVHREGGRIAMQILHFGRYAYHPDLVAPSPLQAPISPFPPRELTDAEVEQTIDDYARAARLARQAGYDGVEIMGSEGYLINEFIAAQTNRRTDRWGGSYENRMRFPVEIVRRVREAVGEDFIIVYRLSMLDLVPGGSTHDEVVTLAQAVEAAGATIINTGIGWHEARIPTIATSVPRGAYAWVTKKLMGAVGIPLVTTNRINTPEVAEELLAEGYADMVSMARPMLADPDFVNKAAAGTPEAINTCIGCNQACLDHTFSLQITSCLVNPRACHETELVLSPTRLKKRVAVVGAGPAGLACSVSAAERGHDVTLFDAASEIGGQLNVARQVPGKQEFDETLRYFRHQLDRHGVDVRLNNWVAAEDLSGYDEVVVATGVTPRTPDIPGVDHPSVVGYLDVLRDKVPVGDRVAILGAGGIGFDVAEFLTDSGDKAHEDPATYFRHWGVDMDHTGPGGLAAPERPAPPRTVHLLQRKTSKVGAGLGKTTGWIHRTELKHRGVTMVPGVRYDRIDDAGLHVTVGEESTVLEVDTVVLCTGQEPRRDLYEELVAAGVSAHLIGGADVAAELDAKRAIKQGTEVAAAL